The Deltaproteobacteria bacterium genome window below encodes:
- a CDS encoding cysteine--tRNA ligase: MALTVFNTMGNRKEPFEPLTPGNVKMYVCGVTVYDLCHIGHARANVVFDIIVRYLRFRGYGVTFARNFTDIDDKIIKRANREGVTSEEIAKRFIAEFYRDFDRMGLLRPDVEPRATEHIPEIVDLVSRLVAAGKAYAVAGDVYYSVKGFAGYGKLSGKNTDDLLSGARVDVDERKQDPLDFALWKSSKPGEPAWNSPWGPGRPGWHIECSAMAMKHLGTTLDIHGGGKDLVFPHHENEIAQSEGLTGEPFARYWIHNGFVNIDNEKMSKSLGNFFTLREVLEKVNPDVLRFFFASSHYRSPIDYSDKSLSEAKAGLDRLYRVKEKAEKCSDAGARAGSVPEGDDIAALREAPAQFAEAMDDDFNTAAALGRLFDAVRALNRLAPEDPTAEPEKASKFLGGYAILDPLFGVLGLLRMPSGEYFRGEGRVIRRSIADAVEIADASGATAMLEEAEILRRIEERKAARARKDFAEADRIRKELDALGVLLEDSKSGTTWKYKS, encoded by the coding sequence ATGGCGCTGACCGTCTTCAACACGATGGGAAACCGGAAGGAGCCGTTCGAGCCTCTTACGCCGGGAAATGTGAAGATGTACGTCTGCGGTGTTACGGTTTACGACCTATGCCACATCGGGCACGCGCGCGCCAACGTCGTGTTCGACATCATCGTGCGCTACCTGCGGTTCCGCGGATACGGGGTCACCTTCGCGCGGAACTTCACCGACATCGACGACAAGATCATCAAGCGGGCGAACCGTGAAGGGGTAACAAGCGAGGAGATCGCGAAGAGATTTATAGCCGAGTTCTACCGCGACTTCGACCGGATGGGGCTGCTGCGCCCGGACGTGGAGCCGCGCGCGACGGAGCACATCCCGGAGATCGTGGACCTTGTAAGCAGGCTGGTGGCAGCGGGGAAGGCGTATGCGGTCGCCGGGGACGTCTACTATTCCGTCAAGGGTTTCGCCGGTTACGGAAAACTGTCGGGGAAGAATACAGACGATCTATTGTCCGGCGCGCGTGTGGACGTGGACGAGCGGAAGCAGGACCCGCTCGACTTCGCGTTGTGGAAGTCGTCGAAGCCCGGGGAGCCCGCCTGGAACAGCCCCTGGGGGCCGGGACGCCCCGGATGGCATATCGAGTGCTCGGCGATGGCGATGAAACACCTGGGGACGACGCTCGACATCCACGGCGGCGGGAAAGACCTCGTCTTCCCCCACCACGAGAACGAGATCGCCCAGTCGGAGGGGCTGACCGGCGAACCGTTCGCCCGGTACTGGATCCACAACGGGTTCGTGAACATCGACAACGAGAAGATGAGCAAGTCGCTCGGGAATTTCTTCACGCTGCGTGAAGTGCTGGAGAAGGTGAACCCCGACGTGCTCCGGTTCTTCTTCGCGTCGAGCCACTACCGTAGCCCGATCGACTATTCCGACAAGAGCCTTTCGGAGGCGAAGGCGGGTCTCGACCGTCTTTATCGCGTGAAGGAGAAGGCCGAAAAGTGCTCCGATGCGGGGGCGCGGGCCGGTTCGGTACCGGAAGGGGATGACATTGCCGCGCTTCGGGAAGCGCCCGCGCAGTTCGCAGAGGCGATGGACGACGATTTCAACACGGCCGCGGCGCTGGGGCGCCTTTTCGACGCCGTGCGCGCGCTCAATCGGCTGGCCCCGGAAGACCCCACCGCCGAACCGGAGAAAGCGTCGAAGTTCCTCGGAGGATATGCCATCCTCGATCCGCTGTTCGGCGTATTGGGTTTGCTGCGGATGCCGTCCGGCGAGTACTTCCGCGGGGAGGGCAGAGTGATCCGCAGAAGCATCGCAGATGCTGTTGAAATTGCCGACGCGTCGGGCGCAACGGCCATGTTGGAGGAGGCGGAGATCCTCCGCCGGATCGAGGAACGGAAGGCCGCCCGCGCCCGCAAGGACTTCGCCGAAGCCGACCGGATCAGGAAGGAACTCGATGCCCTCGGTGTCCTCCTCGAGGACTCCAAAAGCGGAACCACCTGGAAATACAAGTCTTAG
- a CDS encoding DUF362 domain-containing protein: MQSTVWFTDLSTKPGRNLLDKTGELLRAAGLAERIAPGDLTAVKLHFGEKGNTAFLRPIFVRKAVEEIAATGAKPFLTDTNTLYLGGRSNAVDHLRTAIANGFAYSVADAPIVIADGLRGESAIKVPIEGGMLREVSIGTEIVNADSMVTLTHFKGHELCGFGGAIKNLGMGCASRSGKLVQHSTVAPFVDPSGCSACGTCVAHCPSGAVTVVSEKALIDPKECIGCADCIVVCPEHTVKIDWDEAAPLVQKKTVEHALGAMRGKRDSSLFLSFITQISPFCDCYGNSDRPIAPDVGILASADPVAIDQACADLVLKTAGRDPFRETHPLIDWTVQLSYGEELGLGCRKYVLRTL, encoded by the coding sequence ATGCAGTCGACAGTATGGTTCACGGACCTCTCCACGAAGCCGGGCAGGAACCTTCTCGACAAGACGGGGGAGTTGCTGCGCGCAGCCGGTCTTGCCGAACGAATCGCGCCCGGTGACTTGACGGCGGTCAAACTCCATTTCGGCGAAAAGGGAAACACCGCGTTTCTGCGGCCGATTTTTGTGCGCAAGGCTGTCGAGGAAATCGCCGCGACCGGAGCGAAGCCATTCCTTACCGATACGAACACTCTTTATCTTGGGGGAAGGAGCAACGCTGTAGATCACTTGAGGACCGCTATCGCGAACGGCTTCGCTTACTCCGTCGCCGATGCGCCGATCGTCATCGCCGACGGCCTGCGGGGGGAAAGCGCCATAAAGGTTCCCATCGAGGGGGGCATGCTTCGCGAGGTATCCATCGGGACGGAAATCGTGAACGCGGACTCCATGGTCACGCTGACGCATTTCAAGGGACACGAACTCTGCGGCTTCGGCGGAGCGATCAAAAACCTGGGTATGGGCTGCGCCTCCAGGTCGGGCAAGCTCGTCCAGCACTCAACCGTCGCTCCTTTCGTCGATCCCTCGGGTTGCTCAGCATGCGGCACATGCGTGGCGCATTGCCCGTCCGGGGCCGTCACTGTCGTCTCGGAAAAAGCCCTCATCGATCCTAAAGAGTGCATCGGATGCGCGGACTGCATCGTCGTCTGTCCGGAGCACACCGTTAAGATCGACTGGGACGAGGCGGCGCCTTTGGTGCAGAAGAAAACCGTGGAACACGCCCTGGGAGCCATGCGGGGTAAAAGGGACTCCTCCCTGTTCCTTTCGTTCATAACCCAGATCTCCCCGTTCTGCGACTGCTACGGCAACAGCGACCGGCCGATCGCCCCGGATGTGGGAATCCTGGCCTCCGCCGACCCGGTCGCCATCGACCAGGCGTGCGCGGACCTCGTGCTGAAGACGGCCGGCAGGGACCCCTTCCGGGAAACCCATCCGTTGATCGACTGGACGGTCCAGCTTTCCTACGGAGAAGAGTTGGGGCTCGGCTGCCGGAAGTACGTGTTAAGGACGCTGTGA
- a CDS encoding CarD family transcriptional regulator, with translation MSFKVGDMAVYPAHGVGVIQSIETKSISGGTKESFFVLRILDTGITILVPVNNTDQVGLRRIMDARAVTSVYKILKDREIDVEPKPWNRRYRQYMDKLKSGSPFEIAEVLRNLLLLKGEKALSFGERKMLDTARSLLVKEISLAKATTEEAVEADLRRFLNL, from the coding sequence ATGAGTTTCAAGGTGGGGGATATGGCCGTTTATCCGGCCCACGGCGTCGGTGTCATCCAATCCATAGAGACGAAGTCGATTTCCGGGGGAACGAAAGAATCCTTTTTCGTTCTGCGCATTCTGGACACCGGCATCACCATCTTGGTCCCGGTGAACAACACGGACCAGGTGGGCCTGCGCCGCATCATGGACGCCCGTGCGGTCACCTCGGTCTACAAGATATTGAAAGACCGGGAGATCGACGTCGAGCCCAAGCCCTGGAACCGGCGCTACCGCCAGTACATGGACAAGCTGAAATCCGGCTCCCCGTTCGAAATCGCCGAGGTCCTTCGCAACCTGCTGCTCCTCAAGGGGGAAAAAGCCCTCTCGTTCGGGGAGCGGAAGATGCTGGACACGGCCCGATCCCTCCTCGTCAAGGAAATTTCCCTCGCCAAGGCCACGACGGAGGAAGCCGTGGAGGCGGACTTGCGCCGCTTCCTGAACCTGTAG
- a CDS encoding 2-hydroxyglutaryl-CoA dehydratase, which translates to MKSGKTLFGGIDVGSLSTDVVLLDGKGKVAGQSIIATGASTRKAVEESLTRALAAAGGTRKNIAFLVSTGYGRDSVEGADTAVTEITCHARGARRLFPKAATVLDIGGQDSKVIRIAPDGKVADFAMNDKCAAGTGRFLEVMARTLEMDLEEMGARSLKSRKALSVSSMCTVFAESEVISLIASGAAPEDIAWGVHLAIADRIAALAERVGCVSPAVMTGGVAKNPAARKALEARFGLKLLVPREPQLAGALGAALIARESNRPVQVR; encoded by the coding sequence GTGAAATCGGGAAAAACTCTTTTCGGGGGGATCGATGTAGGATCCCTCTCCACCGACGTCGTCCTCCTCGACGGAAAAGGGAAGGTAGCGGGCCAATCCATCATCGCCACGGGCGCCTCTACGCGCAAAGCTGTCGAGGAATCGCTTACCCGCGCGCTTGCAGCTGCCGGGGGAACACGGAAGAACATCGCCTTCCTCGTATCGACGGGCTACGGCCGGGATTCGGTCGAGGGCGCAGACACGGCGGTCACCGAAATAACATGCCATGCGCGCGGCGCCCGGCGCCTCTTCCCCAAAGCGGCCACGGTGCTGGACATCGGCGGGCAGGACAGCAAGGTCATCCGCATCGCACCCGATGGAAAGGTGGCCGACTTCGCGATGAACGACAAGTGCGCCGCGGGCACAGGCAGGTTCCTGGAAGTTATGGCGCGCACGCTGGAGATGGACCTGGAAGAGATGGGCGCCCGGTCGCTCAAATCCCGCAAGGCGCTGTCCGTAAGTTCCATGTGCACGGTGTTCGCGGAGTCGGAGGTGATCTCGCTCATCGCGTCCGGCGCCGCCCCGGAGGACATCGCGTGGGGAGTTCACCTTGCCATTGCGGACCGGATCGCCGCGCTCGCCGAACGGGTCGGTTGCGTTTCACCCGCCGTCATGACGGGAGGCGTCGCGAAAAATCCCGCTGCCAGAAAAGCGCTCGAAGCAAGGTTCGGCTTGAAGTTGCTCGTTCCCCGGGAACCTCAACTTGCAGGCGCGCTCGGCGCCGCCCTTATCGCACGGGAAAGCAACCGGCCTGTGCAGGTTCGCTGA
- a CDS encoding response regulator: MSTEPREKILMVDDDPRVVDAVGVYLKEKGFRFTGTFNGEEGVKKAKELRPDLVILDLQMPGIDGVETCALLKNDPSTARIPVVVFTAYADRDSKIKALQAGAADFLGKPVDFTELLVRVENILKVKKYQDFLEEHSRILESRIEERTRQLKAAVLDTAQRLTLASEYRDVDTYNHVKRIGIYSEVVARELGFNDEAAEIIANASPMHDIGKVGISDSILLKKGELTKEEFEVIKTHTTIGARILRGSSSPYLKMAEIIALTHHEHWDGSGYPQGLKGEEIPIEGRIVNLVDMYDALRSKRPYKPSFNHENAVHLVSGNGPVIRPEHIDPKLRQAFIRCADKFRAIFEENPGL, translated from the coding sequence ATGAGTACAGAGCCCCGCGAAAAGATCCTGATGGTCGACGACGATCCGCGGGTCGTCGACGCGGTGGGAGTTTATCTCAAGGAGAAGGGGTTCCGGTTCACGGGAACTTTCAACGGAGAGGAAGGCGTCAAGAAGGCGAAGGAACTGCGGCCGGATCTCGTGATTCTCGACCTCCAGATGCCCGGCATCGACGGCGTGGAGACATGCGCCTTGCTGAAAAACGATCCTTCCACCGCACGGATACCCGTGGTCGTGTTCACTGCGTACGCGGACAGGGATTCGAAGATCAAGGCGCTCCAGGCGGGCGCCGCCGACTTCCTCGGGAAACCGGTGGATTTCACCGAGCTTCTCGTGCGCGTGGAAAACATACTGAAAGTCAAGAAGTACCAGGATTTCCTCGAGGAGCACAGCAGGATCCTCGAATCGCGGATCGAGGAGAGGACAAGGCAATTAAAGGCGGCGGTCCTCGATACCGCCCAGCGGCTGACGCTGGCCTCCGAGTACCGGGACGTAGACACGTACAATCATGTAAAGCGGATCGGCATCTATTCCGAGGTGGTCGCCAGGGAGCTCGGATTCAACGACGAGGCGGCGGAGATCATCGCAAACGCCAGCCCGATGCACGACATAGGAAAGGTCGGCATCTCCGATTCGATCCTCCTCAAAAAAGGGGAGCTGACGAAAGAGGAATTCGAGGTCATCAAGACGCACACCACGATCGGTGCGCGGATATTGCGCGGGTCGAGCAGCCCCTACCTCAAGATGGCCGAGATTATCGCACTGACACACCACGAACATTGGGACGGCAGCGGGTATCCGCAGGGACTGAAAGGGGAGGAAATCCCGATCGAAGGCCGTATCGTCAACCTCGTCGACATGTACGACGCCTTGCGGAGCAAGCGGCCGTACAAGCCTTCCTTCAATCACGAAAACGCCGTACACCTCGTCTCCGGCAACGGACCCGTCATTCGGCCCGAGCACATCGACCCTAAGCTCCGCCAGGCCTTCATTCGCTGCGCTGACAAATTCCGCGCGATCTTCGAGGAAAACCCGGGGTTGTAA
- the ispD gene encoding 2-C-methyl-D-erythritol 4-phosphate cytidylyltransferase, which produces MAEVVAIIVAGGAGKRMGGDAPKQFLRIGGRPILDLAISAIAASPLIDGIVLALPHSQSEEVKESYRARPKVLQVIDGGEERQDSVENALAAVPPETEIILVHDAVRPFASRELLELCVTRAREHGAVVPVVPLRDTVKMWDLGGKTLATVDRSLLFRAQTPQAFRADILRNAFEKAKACGRKATDDASIVEAAGYQVTPIPGEEGNIKITVPEDLRMARGLLGESPDFRIGLGGDAHRLVEGRELWLGGIRVEYPRGLLGHSDGDVLLHAIADAIYGALGDRDIGHHFPPGRDETKGISSRTILEHARGRMDELGFSLVGLDAVVVCEEPKIAPIASALRESIAGMLSVSGERISLKGKTTEGMGFEGRKEGISAWAVALLQGTAPQQTSEGTIG; this is translated from the coding sequence ATGGCTGAAGTCGTAGCCATTATCGTCGCCGGCGGGGCGGGGAAGCGGATGGGCGGTGATGCGCCGAAGCAGTTTCTCCGCATCGGTGGGCGCCCGATACTGGACCTTGCTATTTCGGCCATTGCGGCGTCGCCTCTCATTGATGGGATCGTCCTGGCCCTACCTCATTCGCAGTCCGAAGAGGTGAAGGAGTCGTATCGCGCACGCCCGAAAGTTCTCCAAGTTATCGACGGCGGTGAGGAGCGGCAGGATTCGGTCGAAAACGCCCTTGCCGCCGTACCGCCCGAGACCGAAATAATACTCGTCCACGACGCGGTCCGCCCTTTCGCCTCCCGGGAATTGCTGGAACTTTGCGTAACCCGCGCCAGGGAGCACGGCGCGGTCGTTCCGGTCGTCCCTCTGCGCGACACGGTCAAGATGTGGGACCTGGGAGGAAAAACCCTCGCCACCGTGGACCGGTCGCTCCTCTTCCGCGCCCAGACCCCGCAGGCGTTCCGGGCCGATATTCTGCGGAATGCATTCGAAAAAGCGAAGGCTTGCGGCCGCAAGGCGACCGACGATGCTTCGATCGTGGAAGCGGCAGGGTACCAGGTGACGCCGATTCCCGGGGAGGAAGGGAATATCAAGATCACAGTCCCCGAGGATCTCCGGATGGCGAGGGGACTGCTCGGAGAATCGCCGGATTTCCGCATCGGGCTCGGAGGGGACGCTCATCGGCTCGTGGAGGGGCGCGAACTGTGGCTGGGTGGAATCCGCGTCGAATATCCCAGGGGGCTCCTGGGCCACTCGGACGGGGACGTCCTGCTGCACGCGATCGCAGACGCGATTTACGGCGCCCTGGGCGACCGGGACATCGGCCACCACTTTCCGCCCGGCAGGGATGAGACGAAAGGGATATCCAGCCGCACCATCCTGGAACATGCGCGCGGAAGGATGGACGAACTCGGCTTTTCGCTCGTGGGGCTCGACGCGGTCGTGGTCTGCGAGGAACCGAAGATCGCTCCGATCGCATCAGCGCTGCGGGAATCCATCGCCGGGATGCTTTCCGTTTCCGGCGAAAGGATAAGTCTTAAGGGCAAGACCACGGAGGGTATGGGTTTCGAAGGAAGGAAGGAAGGTATTTCGGCGTGGGCGGTGGCGCTCCTTCAGGGAACCGCGCCGCAACAAACATCCGAAGGGACTATCGGGTAA